A genomic stretch from Festucalex cinctus isolate MCC-2025b chromosome 13, RoL_Fcin_1.0, whole genome shotgun sequence includes:
- the LOC144033414 gene encoding odorant receptor 131-2-like yields MERVAGATFTVSCCLTFLCVNGVMLFTLRSKRAFRETSRYILLYNLLLADTLHLTTSQLMYLLTIGRMTLTYPACGVLTVLAILLSRISPLVLAVMSLERYVAVCHPLRHSSIITIRNTAWAMLAVWSFCFLNALIQGLLLMMFPFDQLKSLQMTQLCNTLAIFVLPVSELYNNISACLVFILASLSILFSYVGVVLSARSAATDKDSAHKARNTLLLHMAQLCLSLMAVLYTIIVAPFALLLSRLVFIRVQTVLFVCFFLLPRCLSSVIYGLRDRSLRVVLVYFLCCHHKVSVGPVKAAAVS; encoded by the coding sequence ATGGAGCGAGTGGCGGGCGCCACCTTCACCGTCTCCTGCTGCTTGACGTTCCTCTGCGTCAACGGGGTGATGCTGTTCACCTTGAGAAGTAAACGTGCCTTCCGGGAGACGTCGCGCTACATCCTGCTGTACAACCTGCTGCTTGCAGACACGCTGCACCTGACCACCAGCCAACTGATGTATTTGCTGACCATCGGTCGCATGACCCTCACGTATCCTGCGTGTGGCGTGCTCACCGTGCTGGCCATTCTCCTTAGCAGGATATCTCCTCTGGTGCTGGCGGTAATGTCGCTGGAGAGATATGTGGCTGTGTGCCATCCACTCAGACACTCCTCCATCATCACCATCAGGAATACGGCGTGGGCCATGCTTGCCGTGTggagcttttgttttttaaatgctctcATTCAGGGgcttttattgatgatgtttccgTTTGACCAGCTGAAGAGTCTACAAATGACACAGCTGTGTAACACACTTGCCATTTTCGTCTTGCCCGTTTCTGAACTGTACAACAACATTTCTGCATGTTTGGTGTTCATCTTGGCAagcttgagtattcttttcagctaTGTGGGTGTCGTCTTGTCAGCCAGATCGGCAGCCACAGACAAAGACTCTGCCCATAAAGCTCGGAACACGCTACTGCTGCACATGGCGCAGCTCTGCCTAAGCCTCATGGCGGTGCTCTACACCATCATAGTGGCACCTTTTGCacttttattgagccgcttggtTTTCATACGGGTCCAGACTGTTCTGTttgtgtgctttttcctcctgcCCCGATGTCTGAGTTCTGTCATCTACGGGTTGAGAGATCGGAGCCTCAGAGTTGTGCTCGTGTATTTCCTCTGCTGTCACCACAAAGTGTCTGTCGGTCCTGTTAAAGCTGCTGCTGTGTCTTAA
- the LOC144033445 gene encoding odorant receptor 131-2-like isoform X1, giving the protein MQVLSLSNVTARLSLMERVAGATFTVSCCLTFLCVNGVMLFTLRSKRAFRETSRYILLYNLLLADTLHLTTSQLMYLLTLGRMTLTYPACGVLTVLGILLSRISPLVLVVMSLERYVAVCHPLRHASVVTIRNTAWAVLTVWSFCFLNALIQGLLLMMFPFDQLESLQMTQLCNTFTIFVLPIFELYNNIYACLVFILASLSILFSYVGVVLSARSAATDKDSARKARNTLLLHMAQLSLSLMAVLYTIIVAPLALLLSRVVFIRVQTVLFVCFFLLPRCLSSVIYGLRDRSLRVVLVYFLCCHHKVSVGPVKAAAVS; this is encoded by the coding sequence ATGCAAGTGTTGTCGCTGTCCAACGTGACCGCCAGACTGAGCCTGATGGAGCGAGTGGCGGGCGCCACCTTCACCGTCTCCTGCTGCTTGACGTTCCTCTGCGTCAACGGGGTGATGCTGTTCACCTTGAGAAGTAAACGTGCCTTCCGGGAGACGTCGCGCTACATCCTGCTGTACAACCTGCTGCTTGCAGACACGCTGCACCTGACCACCAGCCAACTGATGTATTTGCTGACCCTCGGTCGCATGACCCTCACGTATCCCGCGTGCGGCGTGCTCACCGTGCTGGGCATTCTCCTCAGCAGAATATCTCCTCTGGTGCTGGTGGTAATGTCGCTGGAGAGATATGTGGCTGTGTGCCACCCTCTCAGACACGCCTCCGTCGTCACCATCAGGAATACGGCGTGGGCCGTGCTTACCGTGTggagcttttgttttttaaatgctctcATTCAGGGgcttttattgatgatgtttccgTTTGACCAGCTGGAGAGTCTACAAATGACACAGCTGTGTAACACATTTACCATTTTCGTCTTACCCATTTTTGAACTGTACAACAACATTTATGCATGTTTGGTGTTCATCTTGGCAagcttgagtattcttttcagctaTGTGGGTGTCGTCTTGTCAGCCAGATCGGCAGCCACAGACAAAGACTCTGCCCGTAAAGCTCGGAACACGCTACTGCTGCACATGGCGCAGCTCAGCCTCAGCCTCATGGCGGTGCTCTACACCATCATAGTGGCACCTTTAGCACTTTTGTTGAGCCGGGTGGTTTTCATACGGGTCCAGACTGTTCTGTttgtgtgctttttcctcctgcCCCGATGTCTGAGTTCTGTCATCTACGGGTTGAGAGATCGGAGCCTCAGAGTTGTGCTCGTGTATTTCCTCTGCTGTCACCACAAAGTGTCTGTCGGTCCTGTTAAAGCTGCTGCTGTGTCTTAA
- the LOC144033445 gene encoding odorant receptor 131-2-like isoform X2 yields MERVAGATFTVSCCLTFLCVNGVMLFTLRSKRAFRETSRYILLYNLLLADTLHLTTSQLMYLLTLGRMTLTYPACGVLTVLGILLSRISPLVLVVMSLERYVAVCHPLRHASVVTIRNTAWAVLTVWSFCFLNALIQGLLLMMFPFDQLESLQMTQLCNTFTIFVLPIFELYNNIYACLVFILASLSILFSYVGVVLSARSAATDKDSARKARNTLLLHMAQLSLSLMAVLYTIIVAPLALLLSRVVFIRVQTVLFVCFFLLPRCLSSVIYGLRDRSLRVVLVYFLCCHHKVSVGPVKAAAVS; encoded by the coding sequence ATGGAGCGAGTGGCGGGCGCCACCTTCACCGTCTCCTGCTGCTTGACGTTCCTCTGCGTCAACGGGGTGATGCTGTTCACCTTGAGAAGTAAACGTGCCTTCCGGGAGACGTCGCGCTACATCCTGCTGTACAACCTGCTGCTTGCAGACACGCTGCACCTGACCACCAGCCAACTGATGTATTTGCTGACCCTCGGTCGCATGACCCTCACGTATCCCGCGTGCGGCGTGCTCACCGTGCTGGGCATTCTCCTCAGCAGAATATCTCCTCTGGTGCTGGTGGTAATGTCGCTGGAGAGATATGTGGCTGTGTGCCACCCTCTCAGACACGCCTCCGTCGTCACCATCAGGAATACGGCGTGGGCCGTGCTTACCGTGTggagcttttgttttttaaatgctctcATTCAGGGgcttttattgatgatgtttccgTTTGACCAGCTGGAGAGTCTACAAATGACACAGCTGTGTAACACATTTACCATTTTCGTCTTACCCATTTTTGAACTGTACAACAACATTTATGCATGTTTGGTGTTCATCTTGGCAagcttgagtattcttttcagctaTGTGGGTGTCGTCTTGTCAGCCAGATCGGCAGCCACAGACAAAGACTCTGCCCGTAAAGCTCGGAACACGCTACTGCTGCACATGGCGCAGCTCAGCCTCAGCCTCATGGCGGTGCTCTACACCATCATAGTGGCACCTTTAGCACTTTTGTTGAGCCGGGTGGTTTTCATACGGGTCCAGACTGTTCTGTttgtgtgctttttcctcctgcCCCGATGTCTGAGTTCTGTCATCTACGGGTTGAGAGATCGGAGCCTCAGAGTTGTGCTCGTGTATTTCCTCTGCTGTCACCACAAAGTGTCTGTCGGTCCTGTTAAAGCTGCTGCTGTGTCTTAA